The following nucleotide sequence is from Ahniella affigens.
TCTTGATTTCAACGCCGTCCGGGTTGTTCGAGCCGACTTCGTGCAGGGCCATCAGGTGCAGATAGATCAGCCCGGCCAGCACAAACGGCAGCGCGACGACGTGCAACGCGAAGAAGCGATTCAGCGTGGCTTCCGAAATCAGGTAGTCGCCGCGGATGAACTCCACGAGTTGCTCGCCGACCACGGGAACGGCGCCAAACAGCGACGTAATGACCTGGGCGCCCCAGTACGACATTTGGCCCCAAGGTAACACATAGCCCAGGAACGCTTCGGCCATCAGGGCGAGGAAGATGACCACGCCGAGCAGCCAGATCAGTTCGCGCGGCTTTTTGTAAGAGCCGTAGATCAGGCCGCGGAACATGTGCAGATAGACGACGATGAAAAACAGCGACGCACCGGTTGAGTGCATGTAGCGGATGATCCAGCCCCACTCCACGTCGCGCATGATGTATTCGACCGAGTCGAACGCATCAGCGGCCGTCGGGCGAAAGTTCATGGTCAGCCAGATGCCGGTAACGATCTGGTTGACGAACACCAGCAGCGCCAACGAGCCGAAGTAGTACCAAAAGTTGAAATTCTTCGGCGCGTAATATTGGGCGGCGTGACGGTTCCACCACGCGGTTGCGCCCGGGGCGCGCTCGTTGACCCAGTTGTAGCCGGAGTCGATGACCTTAGTGACCAAGCTCATGCCGCAGCTCCTTCCGCCGGCTTCACGCCAATCTCGATCAGAGTATCAGTGACAAAGTGGTAAGGCGGCACGCGCAGGTTGCTCGGCGCCGGGACGCCCTGGAAGACGCGGCCGGCCGAGTCAAAACGCGATTGGTGGCACGGGCAATAAAAGCCGCCCTTCCATTCGGTGTCAAAACCCTGCGGGATCATTTCCGGGTAGTAAAGCGGCGAGCAGCCGAGGTGCGTGCAGACACCTTCGAGTACCAGGATTTCCGGGCGGATCGAACGATACGCATTCTTGGCGAATTCTGGGGTCTGCTCTTCGTTGGTCGAATCCGGATCGCGCAGGCGCGAATCCAGGGAAGGCAACGCGTCCAGGACTTCCTGCGAGCGGCGGATGATCCAAACCGGCTTGCCGCGCCACATTTCGATCTTGCGGGCATTCATTTCCAACTTGGAAATGTCGGTGAGGACTGGCGCACCGGCCGTCTGTGCCTTGGCGCTGGGCGTCCAGCTCTTGACGAACGGCACTGCGGCGAACGCACCGCCAATGCCTCCCACGATGGCTGTCGACGCGGTCAGAAACCGGCGGCGACCTTTGTCTACCCCTTGCTCGGCCATAAGGCACTCCAGAAAAAACCAATAAGAATTCAGGCGATTGATCGCTCAATCGTAACAGCGAGAGTTTAGCTGATCGGCTCGCGACGCTTCAATCGGCTTTCCAAATGCGGCGGCCCTGACAAAATGTTTGGCGTCAGGGCCGCCGATTGGCACAATGCCCGCATGTCTTCCAACGAATCCGGCGGCGCGCTGCGCTTTGCGATGTTTCTCGTCCAGGCCGCCATTACCGGGCTGGCGCTGGCCTTTGTCGTCACCCGGTTCTTTCCCGACCGGTTCGGAGCGGCGCCAGTCAGTGGCCCGGCGCCGGTTCAGACCGTTGTCGCGAATGCCCCCGAGAGCTACCGGCAGGCGGTCAACTCGGCGGGACCCGCGGTGGTGAGCATTTATAGCTATAGCGAACGTGTGGTGCAGGCTCCCAGCCGGGTATTCGGCGACCCCATGCTGCAGCGTTTTGGCAACATCAGTCCGCAACGAGTGCTGGAGCAAAGCCTGGGCTCGGGCGTCATCATGTCGGCCGATGGGTATCTGCTGACCAATTTTCACGTCATTTCGAATGCCAGCAATATCCTCGTTGGCCTGTTCGACGGCCGGGTGACGAGCGCCAAGCTCATCGGCGCCGACCGGGAGACCGATCTCGCGGTCCTGAAAATCGACGGTAGCCAGCTCCCCACGGTCAAGGTGGCCGAAAGTGACAACCAGGCGGTCGGCGATGTGGTACTGGCGATTGGCAACCCTTACGGCATCGGCCAAACCGTGACGCTCGGCATCATCAGCGCCCAGGGCCGCAACCAACTGAGTCTGAGCCGCTTCGAAGACTTCATCCAGACCGACGCCGCCATCAATTCGGGCAATTCTGGCGGCGCGTTGGTCAATGCCCGGGGCGAACTGGTCGGCATCAATACGGCCCAGTTCGGCCAGGCGCAGGGGATCAGCTTCGCAATTCCGGCCGAAGCGGCTAAGCGGGTTCTGGCCGAAGTGATTGAGCACGGCGAAGTGATCCGCGGCTGGATCGGCGCAGAATATGCCGATACGCCCGCCAATTGGATCAATGACAACGCGCCGCGTGGCGCCATGGTGTCGCTGACGCTGCCCGGTGGCCCGGCCGAGGTCGGCGGACTCCAACCCGGCGACGTCATCAGGGTTTACAACGACCAGGACATCAACAGCTTGAGCCAGCTCCGCGCCATCGAAGCAGCGCTTGCGCCTGGCACCAAGATCAAGATCCGGGGCAGTCGGGCCGGCGTGCCGTTCGATTCGGAAGTGACCGTCGTGAAGCGTCCCAACGGATTTGGTCGGCGCCAGTGAGCACGGACGATCGCGCCACCCTGCGTCGGCAGATGCGCGCCAAGCTGCGGGCGTTTGCGCCCGAGGTTCGCATGCGCGCTGCAGCGGGCGTCGCCCGCCAGCTGGATCAGACCGGCTGGCTGAAACCGGGACTCAAAGTCGCCGGCTTTTGGTCGCTGCCGTATGAATTGCCGATGCTGATTGCGCAGGTCGGAATCGAAAAGGCCGGCGCGCAATATTTCCTGCCCATTCTGCATGCCGATCAGACCCTTCGGTTTGCCCGGTTCAAAGCCGGCGATGCCGTTCGAGTCAATCGTTTTGGCATCCCCGAGCCGTTAGCCACTGAAAGCGCCTGCACTGCTGCCGATTTGGACGTGATCCTGATGCCGCTGACAGCCTTCGATCGCCAAGGCAATCGTCTGGGCAGCGGTGGTGGCTGGTATGACCGCACGCTCGCTGGGTCGACCGCGCCAAGACGTGTCGGGGTTGCGTATGCGGCGCAGGAAGTCCCTGCCCTGGTGCCTGCAGCTTGGGACGTTCCGCTCCACCATGTGCTGACCGAGCAGACATGCTTGGCCTGCCAACCTTTTTCCGCTCCTTGATTAGGCGACCATGAACTACTGGCTGTTCAAATCCGAACCTGAGGAATTCTCGATCGACGACCTGAAGCGCGTCAAAACCGAGCCGTGGACCGGGGTGCGCAATTACCAGGCACGCAACTATATGCGCGACAACATGAAAGTCGGCGATCTCGGTTTCTTCTACCACTCGAATTGCGAGACACCGGGCATCGTTGGCATTCTGAAGATTGCGAGCAAGGCGAAGCCCGATGCCAAGCAGTTTGATCCGGAAAGCGATTATTTCGATCCGAAAAGCAGCGCTGCCGACCCGCGCTGGGTCTGTGTGGAGGTCGGCTTCTCGCGAAAGTTGAAGCGCACGATTACGCTGGATGAGCTCAAGTCTCGCGACGACCTCGGCGATTTCGCGCTGACGCGGCGCGGCAACCGCTTGTCGATTCTGCCGGTGACCGCCGAGCAGTGGGCCCTGATTTTGAATTTGGAGTGAGTTATGAGTGATGCAGGGAAAAAGGCTGCCGCCAAACGGGCGATGGACTACGTCGAAGACGGCATGATTGTGGGTGTCGGCACCGGCTCGACGGTGGCGTTCTTCATCGACGCGCTGGCCGAACAAAAGCACCGGATCGAAGGTGCCGTGTCGAGTTCGGAGCGCAGTACCGCGGCGTTGAAAGCCGCCGGCATTCCGGTGTTCGACTTGAACCACACGGGCGATCTGGCGTTGTATGTGGATGGCGCCGATGAATGCGACGCGCACAAGCGCCTGATCAAGGGAGGCGGTGCGGCGCTCACGCGCGAGAAGATCATCGCTGCGGCCAGCAAGAAGTTCGTCTGCGTCGTAGACCCAAGCAAGCTCGTTTCGGTGCTCGGCAAGTTTCCGCTGCCTATCGAAGTCGTGCCAATGGCAAGAAGCTACGTCGGCCGGCAACTGGTCAAACTCGGTGGCCAACCAGCCTGGCGTGAAGGGGTGACCACCGACAACGGCAACTGGGTGCTCGACGTGCATAATCTGCAAATCGTCGACCCGGTGGGTCTCGAAACCGAGCTGAATCAGATTTCGGGTGTTGTGACGGTTGGTCTATTTGCCAGAAGACCGGCCGATGTGGTGATCGTCGGTGACCAGAAAGTCTTCTGAAACAGCCACTTGACTAAGCCAAGGCGGCCGTTCAGGCGCCGTTATTGACGGCGGTTCGCGCCGCCAGCTATGCTCGCACGCCTTTTTTGGCACAGAATAACCACAGAGGTATAGCCAAATGTATGCAGTAGTCGTTACCGGCGGTAAGCAATACCGCGTGATGCAGGGCGAATCCCTGCGGGTCGAGTTGCTCGACGCCGCCCCGGGTTCGGAAGTGACGTTTGACCAGGTGCTCCTGATTGGCGATGGCGATGCCATCACGGTCGGCCAGCCGACGGTCGCTGGCGCCAAGGTCACGGCGACGGTCAAGGAACACGGTCGGGCCGACAAGGTCAAGATCGTCAAGTTCCGCCGCCGCAAGCACCATCGCAAGCAGATGGGTCACCGTCAGCACTACACCCTCGTCCAAATCACTGGCATCGCGAAGTAATCGCGGTCTGGTTAGCTAGGAGTATTCGTCATGGCACATAAGAAAGGCGTAGGCAGTTCCCGCAACGGCCGCGACTCCAACCCAAAGTATCTCGGCGTGAAGGTTTACGGCGGTCAAGCGATTGAAGCCGGCAACATCATCATCCGTCAGCGTGGCACCCAGTTCCATCCGGGCACCAACGTTGGTCTGGGCCGCGATCACACCCTGTTTGCTCTGGCAGACGGCGTGGTCGAGTTCAGCACCAAGGGTCCGAATGGTGGTCGCCGCACCATCAGCGTGCGCACGGCCTAAGGCCATTGCCCGCATTTCGAAAGAGCCCCGCCACGCGCGGGGCTTTTTCTTTGTTTGAGTTGTAAGGACAATCCCCGTCATGAAATTCGTCGATGAAGCCGAGATCCATGTTGCAGCCGGAAACGGCGGCAACGGTAGCGTGAGTTTCCGGCGCGAAAAGTTCATTCCCCTCGGCGGCCCCGATGGTGGGAATGGCGGCGCGGGTGGCAACGTATGGCTGGAAGCCGACGAGAATCTGAACACGCTGATCGATTTCCGCCATGAGCGCAAATTTGCCGCCCAGCGCGGCGAGAACGGCGCCGGGCGCGAAATGACTGGGCGTGGTGGCGATGACATCGTCATCAAGGTGCCGGTTGGCACCGTCGTCACCAACGTCGAAACGGAAGAAGAAATCGGCGACCTGACGACCCACAGTCAACGCTTGCTGGTCGCCCGCGGCGGCCGCGGTGGCGCCGGCAACGTTAACTTCAAGAGTTCGACCAACCGCTCGCCACAGAAGGCCACATCCGGCCAGCCGGGTGAGGAACGCGAAATTCGCCTGGAACTGAAGCTGCTCGCCGATGTGGGCCTGCTGGGCTTCCCCAATGCCGGCAAATCAACGTTCATTCGCGCCGTGTCGGCGGCAACGCCGAAAGTGGCGGATTACCCATTTACGACGCTGCACCCGAATCTGGGTGTGGTCTCCGTCGGGCCGCTGAAGAGCTTTGTGATTGCCGATATCCCGGGCGTGATCGAAGGCGCGAGCGAAGGTGCCGGGCTTGGCATTCAGTTTCTGAAGCACGTGTCGCGCACGAGCTTGTTGCTCCATCTGGTCGATATCGCGCCGCTCGACGACACGGATCCGGTTGAACAGATCAAGATCATCGAGCGCGAACTGAAGAACTTCGACGCCAAGCTGTCCAAACGCCCGCGCTGGTTGGTCATGAACAAGATCGACCTCATCCCGGAGGACGAACGCGAAGATCGCATCCAGGACATCCTGAAGCGCCTGCGTTGGAAAAAGCCGTGGTTCGCGATCTCTGGCATTGCCCGCGACGGCACTGAAGCGATTGCCAAGAAGGCCATGGCATTCCTGGACAAGCAACGCCAGGACGAGCTGGACAAGCGCGCGGGATGATGCGCGCTGGCCGCAAATTCCAGGCAGCAAAAAAGCCGACGCACGCGTCGGCTTTTTTTGCAGCGATCACCAAAGGGCGATCAGGCCAGCTTCTTGATCTGAGCGGTGAGCGCAGATTTGTGACGGGCAGCCTTGTTCTTGTGGATCAGGCCGCGCGTGGCGAAACGGTCGAGCAGCGGCTCGGCAACTTTGTAGGCTTCAGCGGCGCCAGCTTTGTCGCCAGCTTCCACGAGCTTCAGGACTTTCTTGACAGCAGTACGCATCATCGAGCGCTGGCTGGCGTTATGCAGACGGGATTTCTCCGACGTACGCGCGCGCTTCTTGGCGGATTTAATATTGGCCACAGGACTCTTCCGGGATCAGGGGTTGAAAAAAGGACGCGAAGTATGGTGAGCATTGGCCGATTCGTCAACCCAGAGACCCGCCACCCTTCAGGAAAAACCCAGTTTTCGGCATGAAATTACTTCGCTCCAGCCTGGTTTTCAGCTTTTTTACCCTGCTGTCCCGCCTTGCCGGCTTTGCCCGCGACGCGCTCCAGGCCAGCCTGTTTGGGGCCGGGCCGGCCGTCAGCGCCTTTGTCGTCGCGTATCGTATCCCGAACTACCTCCGCCGGATCTTCGCTGAAGGCTCGTTTGCCTCCGCCTTTGTGCCCGTGCTCTCCGAACTCCGGCAGAAAGGCGATCAAAAGGCCTTGCAGGACTTCCTGGACCACATTGCGGGCGCCCTGCTCGCCGCCGTCGTCGTGGTTACCGGACTCGGCATGCTGCTGTCGCCGTTGCTGGCGCGTCTGTTCCTGATTCTGGCTGGGGACCATGGCGCCCAGACGGAACTGGTCGCCGACATGCTCCGAATCACGTTTCCGTATCTGACGTTCATCTCGATGACCGCCCTTGCCGGCTCGGTGCTGAACAGCTTTCGGCACTTCGGCCTGCCCGCATTCGCTCCGGTCCTGCACAACTTGTCGGTGATCTTCGCGATGCTCGTGCTCGCTCGCTACTTCGCTGTGCCGGAAAAAGCGCTGGCGTTTGGTGTGGTCATCGCCGGCGCGGCGCAAATGCTGCTGCTCTGGCCGGCGATGCGGCGTCTTGGGGTTATGCCGCGGTTTCGATTCAACCGTCAGCACGAGGGCGTCAAGCGGGTGTTCAAGCTGATGCTGCCGACGATTTTTTCGTCATCGGTCGCGCAGATCAACCTCTTGGTCGGCACGATCTTCGCAGCCGCACTCGCCGTGCAGGCGCAATCCTGGCTCTACTACTCAGACCGCCTGGTCGAGTTCCCTTTGGGCTTGTTTGGCGTTGCGATCGGCACCGTGATTTTGCCGCACTTGTCCGCACGCTTCGCCGACACGGATCACGCCGGATTTGCGGCGGCAATGAATTGGGGTCTGCGGGCGGTCTTGCTGATTGCGATTCCCGCTGCAGTCGGATTGGCGTCAGTCGCCGAGCCACTGACGGCGACGCTCTTTGGCTACGGCAAGTTCAAGGCCGAAGATGTGCAAATGACTGCCATCTCGGTACAGATGATGTGCCTGGGCATCCCTGCGTTCATGGCGAGCAAGGTGCTGTTGCCGGCGTTCTACGCCCGTCAGGATACGCGTACGCCGATGCGTATCGCCGTACACACCGTGATCGCGAATGTCGTGCTGACTATCTTGATCGTCACCCCACTGTGGAAGCTCGGTGTGCCGCGCGCCCATGCCGGCATCGCCTGCGCGACCGCCATGGCTGGCACGCTGAATGCATGGTGGCTGTATCGCAACCTTCGTCAGCAGGGCCTCTACATTGCGGGAACCGATCTTCACCGCTTTGCGCTCAAGGCCATGCTGGCTGCCGTGGCGATGGCGATCGCGCTTCATGTTCTTCGGCCCCTTGTTGGTGACCTGATGGCACTGCATTGGTCCAACCGATTGCTCGCATGTCTTTGCTTGGTAGCCGCCGGCGCGCTGGTCTTTACACTCTGTGGCCTGGCGTTTGGCATTCGTGCACGGGACTTGCGGGAACCGGTTTCGAAGGCCGACCCGGCAACTCGGGTCGAACAGTAAGCGGCAACGCCGATTCGAGCGCTTCAGGTCGCCACTATGCGCGCATGGGTGGCTCACTATGCGCGAATTACAGTGCTAAAGCGACGATTCACGGGACCTGCAAGTACCATCACAACTGACAGCCAACGAGCTAACCAGCCACCCAGTCATGCGCAAATCGCTTCAAACCCCCAAATTAACCACAGCGACGTTGCTGCTTCTGACTATGGGCGCCACCTCGTGCGCCTGGTCGGCAGGTTGGACGACCCAATTTCAGCATGTTGGCCCAGCTTCTGCGTTTGCCAATTCCGACGATCAAGTAACCGTGGATGCGCTCGGTACGGCGACCAGCATCCAGACGGTCGGCTACGACCCGGGCGACAGCAGCAAACGTGACCTGGTGATCCTTCGTACTGGTACAACGCCGGGCTCGTTCCGCCGTCAAAACCCCGATTCCCCGGCCTACTGGAATCTCTCGGTGACCGCTACTGGGACACGAACGTTCGCAGCCGTCACGCTGACAACGACGAGCGCACCACAGCAAAGCTGCTGGCTACTTGAAATCGGCAACACTGGTGTGATCAGCGAAACACAGCTAACCACTGGCGCAGCGAATGCCTGTCAGACGATTGTCGCCAACTCGAATCGCTTGTTTGTTGTAACGACCAATGATCAGGTGTTGATCACCGATTTTTCCGGCCAAATCCTGTCCACGGTCACTTTGAACACGGCGGAGGCGTTCGAGCGTCGAACCGCCATTGCCGGGAACGGCGACTTGATTTTGACGGAGCGGATCTCAACGTCGGCGGGCGATTCGAAACTGACGACCTCCCGAATCAGTGCCACTGGCAATCTGCTCTGGCAGCAAGATACCGACGGACTAACCTACAACTCGCGGTTTGTGCAGTCCGTGGCCCCTAGCGGTGACTTGGTATTGGCCTTTACGTTGGATCAGATGCTTAGCTTGAAGAAGCTCAATGCTGCCGGGCAGACGACCGCCAGTATCCAATCCGCGACTGGGAGCAACGACGGTGCAGACCTGTGCGTCATCAACGATGACGCCTACACATTCAGCAGAAGCGATACCGCAGTCACCATTCAAAAGGTGCAATTCACATCCGGAACGAGCCTAGTCGCGAGCGTGCCGATCGCTTCCGAATGGACCCCGTCACCGTTCGCTCGCTGCAACAATCAACGCATCTTTCTGAGTCTCGCCGGCAACCGACGGCATGATCTAACGGTGCTCAGTTTGGCTGGCGAAGTCATAAAGCGTACAAAGCTGAGCGATCGCTTGGACTTTCACTTCTTTGCGCAAAATGCCGAATACGTTGCATTGCTATCCAGCAAGCCGACGGCCCTTTTTGCGGCAGGTTTGAAACTATCGGTCTACAAGGCAAGCGGCGATGCCAAGAACAGTGCGGAAGTTGGTGAGTTCCCCATAGCGCCAGCAGGGCTGCAATTGGTAGCGTCCGAAAACAACGGCGTCGCTCTTGCCACGCACGCCTTTGGCGCGATTGCCGTACATGACGTGCAGCGCAATCAGCGGCGGTGGACGAAGCAAGTGCGGAGCGACTATCGCGAAGAACTGAACGTGTTCCCATTCCGCGTTCCGATTGAAATGGCCCGCCTTGGCAATGGCAGTACGGACGTCATGAGCGGAGATGGCTATTTCCACCTCCTGCGCTTCACCAGCAACGGGAATGAAGTGGCGCGACACCAGTTGCATTACTACGACGGTTTCGACTCGATACACGAATTGCGCCATTTGGCTGATGGCTCCATTCTCACCATTGCGAGTGGCGTTACCCATCTCATTCAGAATGGCGTTGCGACTGAGTTGCCGTTTGCTTCACTGTCGATTACTGGCGAGTCCAGAAACAGCCTGAAGCTCGTTGGATTCGTCAATCAGAACTGCGACTTTAGCCCGATTTGCGATGATTTCGAACCTCACAACTACGTCGCCCAACTGACGCCGCAGCTCGGAATCGTTCCCGGTACTTATTCCCGATTGCCTTACGACCTGGATACGCACCGACTGCACTCGAATGGCTATTTCGATCTGATTGGATACGGCGGTGGTCCTGACCACGCCGGCGTCTCGCGTTTTGCGCTCAACGGGACACGCGTTTTTGGACCCACCATTCCGGTTCCTGGAACCACTGGCCACACGATCAGTTACGCCGTGCACCCGGAACTCGGCCAAGTCGTTGCCCTGAAAAGCACAGCCGCTCCAAACACCAGTTCGATCCTGGCGCGCATCAGTGCACAGGGCACCGTGCTCTGGACCATTACGTTGCCATTTCGGGCGGATCAGTTAGCACTGGACGATGTCGGCCGCGTGGGCGTCACGGGTTATTCTGGCTCTGGCCGTTTTCTTCGTATTTTTGAATCTGACGGCTCGGTGTGGCAAAGCGAGGATTGCATGGATCGTCAATCATGCGCCTATGCCCCCAACCAGGTCGCGCAAGCCGGAACGCGTTGGTTTGCGTCGGGCACCTCGACACCGCTTAGCGGGGAAAGTGTTCGGCAGGTCTACGTCCGTGAGTACGACACCAGTCTGTTCGAGCACGGATTCGAATAGGTTGAGGGAGCCTCTGAACAAGTTCAGGAGCGATGCGGGCCATGGATGGCCCGCCCAGAATCAATCACGTCCGTTGTCGCTTTACGCTTGCGCCATCCCTGGCGCAAGCTGTTCGGCTGTTTATGGACAATCTACGGATGCCTGAAGTGCCGGCGGCTCAGCGCTTTGCCGGCAATCCGAGCTGCGGGAACGACAGGTATTTCAGCTCTTTGTCCTGGCCCGGCGTCAGCGTCGACTCCTTGGTGTCAAATGGGCCCACCGGAATCACGCACGGCTCAGACTGGTCATCGAACGATGAGCGAATCGAATTGCCGGTCGTTCCCGAGTGTGCCGAGAAGTGAATATGGCGAATGGCTGAGTTGCCCACGTTGCCCGACTCACCCAGGTACTGTCCGCGGCGGACGATGTCGCCCACTTCAACCTCGGTACCGTTGGTTTGGCCATGCAGATAGTGTGCCTCTGACCCATCCTGATGACGGACGAAGATGAAGTTGTTCGCACAACCCGAGCAATTGCCTGACTCGCCCTCTTCCACAGCAATAACCTGACCGGACCGCGCCGCGTAGATGCCCTTGTAACTCGCGGCCTCAGTTTCGAAATCCCAGGCATAACGATTCATGTCGTTGTTATGCGAGATTGAGCCGTTGTTGCCCTGTACAGTGAGCGTCTTACCGCGATAGGGCAGCAGATATAGAGAATCTACGCCCTTGCCAGCGAGCGAGCAGAACGCCACATAGTCGCGAACGATCTTTTCCGGTTTGCAGGTGTAACTGAAGTCGTCCTGGCTGCTCCAGTTGTTGCCAACGACCCGCGGAAAGCGAAGTGCGCTGAGCCGCGTCGTGCCCATGGTATCGATGAATGTACTGCGGCTGATCGATGGATCGTGAATCTCGAGTTCGTCATCACGATGCACCGCAAATGGCGTGTTGTTGGTGATCGGATTGTAGGCTGGGAAGCTGCTGCTGGAGATCGTGTAGGTGACTCCGCCGATCGTCACCTGCGACGTGGCAAGCGTGCGCGCGTACGCACGGAACTCCATATCCCAATCCGATGCCGCGCCATTGACGACTACGTTATTGGCGTAGTTGCTCTGCCATTCGTCATCGATGAACAGACGGTCGTTGATCGTGAAGTTGTCGTAGCGAAGCCCGGCGCTGCAGTAACTACCCAGTTGCGCCACGTTGATTGGGAACACCGTCTCGGCACCCAGCGGCGTAAAGCTGCAACCCCACACGCACGCGCGACGAATGGTCTGATAGCGCAACGTCGCGTTAATCGGCGTTGGATTCGTGCTGCTGCCGAAGCTCGCCGGGAAGAAGTCGGCCGGGAATGCAAAGGATTGCCCATCGGTCGCGAAGCTGCTGAGCACGACTGTCTTCGCACTGCCTCCGGACGGCGTGTACGTGAGCGAGATCTTTGTCCCATAGACGTTTGTTACACCGTCGATGACCTTCGGCCCGCAAATAACTTTGGATGCAATACGCTGTCCTTCTTCAAGATAGGCGGTCGCATTGCCCACGCCGGTTTGATAGCCCGTGATCTCGTAGAACGGGTTCACGCCCGGCATGTCTGGCGTCCGAATTCCGGCGCGCGCACACAGCCAGTCGAAGTTCAGATTCTTGCCGGCGAGCGCGGGCGCCGCGGGCATCATTGCTTCCACCAGGCTCGGCTCTGGGGTTGGCAGGCCAGCAAACTGACTGGCCGACCGGCACACCTCGGCCAAGGACGCTTTTAATTCGCCCCGGCTCTTGTCTTCGGCAGGCAGCGTGTCCAGCAGTTTGGGCAGTCCGCGATCAGCCAAACACAAGACCGACTCCGGCAAACGGGTTTTGGCCGATGCCGTGTCTGCCAGCGCAATCAGCAACGCTTCCAGCGATGTGGCCCGGCTACCGCTTTGCCAGTCCGCGTGGGTAACTTGCGCCGCAATCAATGCCTCCGACAAGCGACGGACCGCGGCGTGTCCATCGATATGCAACGGACGTTCAGAATCCAGGCGTTCACCCAGCACTTTGCTCGGTCGCAGCGTATCGATCGCGGCAACAAAGTCCAGACTGCTCTGAATCGGCGCTGCCTGCGCAGCTGTCGCTGCGACGAGAGTCAACAAGGCTGAAGCCAAAGGGGCTGAAACCAGAGGAACTGAAATCAAAGGCGTGCGCTGCCGCACGTGAACACGACGTGTCATGGGTACTCTCCAAGTGATCGATCCGCCTGCTGATTCGGGATGAGTCAGCTCATTGCGGAGTCCCTGTGAAGAACGCAGCGACTACCGCCAATGCACGCTTCGCATCGAAAATAAATTCCTGGCACCTCGCGTGCGGTATGCACTTCAGGGCCGTTAACGCGGACCCTGAAACGCCTGCCTGAATCATGGCTGAGTGCCTTGACTCCCGCGCGCTTTCAAGGCGAAGACGCAGCAATCAGTTCAGCCTCGGTTTGCGTCCTGGGACTACTGTTGAGCAGTCATCCGGCAACCAGGAAATCGCATCATGCCGAGCGTTGTGAGCTTATTGCTGTCGGTGTTTCTTGCGACGCCAGAGGCCTGTCCGCCGCCCGACGTCACGCTGCTTGAGGCGGCGTCGACCGCTCGGTCGAGATTCGCGGAACTGCTCGCAACGCGCCCGTCGTTTCCTGAGGAATCTGGAGCGATTGGCATACTGTGGCGGGATCCGGCCTGCGCGTTGATGACGCACGCACCGTCGATCCTGGATTCAAGCCACCTGGCGTTGGCGCGCGAGTGCGAACTGCTGTTGCATTTGAAGCCAGGCACCGCCAACCGCTACGAGTACTTGCTGCGGATGCCGATCACGCAACGCCAACCGAGTCGCATCGCGCTGGTCTGGCTGGCACCGACGGCAGACCATCTGGGCCTTCGGGAACACGTGTTGATTAGCGATCGCGACAACGTCTGGTACTGGCATGGACCAGTCAACGCGCCTTTTATTCAGCAGTTCCAATGCCGGGCAAATCCTTGGGCGGACCTGCCGCGCTGGTTTTGACCGGGAATGGTTTCGTTCGAAGGATGCGGTAGGGTGAACAAGGGCACCCGGGGATCGCTTGTTTGCGTTCGCACTCAGCATCGACGCAAGTTCAAGGTCTTTACACGTGCCGGACTCAATCTACCGACTGATCACCGAGCATCCCAAACTCAGTGCTTGTAGACGCTGCCCGCGCGAACCACGC
It contains:
- a CDS encoding cytochrome b: MSLVTKVIDSGYNWVNERAPGATAWWNRHAAQYYAPKNFNFWYYFGSLALLVFVNQIVTGIWLTMNFRPTAADAFDSVEYIMRDVEWGWIIRYMHSTGASLFFIVVYLHMFRGLIYGSYKKPRELIWLLGVVIFLALMAEAFLGYVLPWGQMSYWGAQVITSLFGAVPVVGEQLVEFIRGDYLISEATLNRFFALHVVALPFVLAGLIYLHLMALHEVGSNNPDGVEIKKVKGKDGKPLDGIPFHPYYTVKDLFGASFFIMIAAFIIFFAPTMGGWFLEHDNFTAANPMVTPAHIKPVWYFTPYYAMLRAIPDKLLGVIVMGGATLIFFLLPWLDRSEVKSIRYRGPITKIMITLFVIAFVILGWLGTRSGAESWEKPLALGLTIYYFAFFFTMPIWSKIDKTKKVPDRVTFEH
- the petA gene encoding ubiquinol-cytochrome c reductase iron-sulfur subunit, translated to MAEQGVDKGRRRFLTASTAIVGGIGGAFAAVPFVKSWTPSAKAQTAGAPVLTDISKLEMNARKIEMWRGKPVWIIRRSQEVLDALPSLDSRLRDPDSTNEEQTPEFAKNAYRSIRPEILVLEGVCTHLGCSPLYYPEMIPQGFDTEWKGGFYCPCHQSRFDSAGRVFQGVPAPSNLRVPPYHFVTDTLIEIGVKPAEGAAA
- a CDS encoding S1C family serine protease, with amino-acid sequence MSSNESGGALRFAMFLVQAAITGLALAFVVTRFFPDRFGAAPVSGPAPVQTVVANAPESYRQAVNSAGPAVVSIYSYSERVVQAPSRVFGDPMLQRFGNISPQRVLEQSLGSGVIMSADGYLLTNFHVISNASNILVGLFDGRVTSAKLIGADRETDLAVLKIDGSQLPTVKVAESDNQAVGDVVLAIGNPYGIGQTVTLGIISAQGRNQLSLSRFEDFIQTDAAINSGNSGGALVNARGELVGINTAQFGQAQGISFAIPAEAAKRVLAEVIEHGEVIRGWIGAEYADTPANWINDNAPRGAMVSLTLPGGPAEVGGLQPGDVIRVYNDQDINSLSQLRAIEAALAPGTKIKIRGSRAGVPFDSEVTVVKRPNGFGRRQ
- a CDS encoding 5-formyltetrahydrofolate cyclo-ligase; this translates as MSTDDRATLRRQMRAKLRAFAPEVRMRAAAGVARQLDQTGWLKPGLKVAGFWSLPYELPMLIAQVGIEKAGAQYFLPILHADQTLRFARFKAGDAVRVNRFGIPEPLATESACTAADLDVILMPLTAFDRQGNRLGSGGGWYDRTLAGSTAPRRVGVAYAAQEVPALVPAAWDVPLHHVLTEQTCLACQPFSAP
- a CDS encoding EVE domain-containing protein, with amino-acid sequence MNYWLFKSEPEEFSIDDLKRVKTEPWTGVRNYQARNYMRDNMKVGDLGFFYHSNCETPGIVGILKIASKAKPDAKQFDPESDYFDPKSSAADPRWVCVEVGFSRKLKRTITLDELKSRDDLGDFALTRRGNRLSILPVTAEQWALILNLE
- the rpiA gene encoding ribose-5-phosphate isomerase RpiA, with the translated sequence MSDAGKKAAAKRAMDYVEDGMIVGVGTGSTVAFFIDALAEQKHRIEGAVSSSERSTAALKAAGIPVFDLNHTGDLALYVDGADECDAHKRLIKGGGAALTREKIIAAASKKFVCVVDPSKLVSVLGKFPLPIEVVPMARSYVGRQLVKLGGQPAWREGVTTDNGNWVLDVHNLQIVDPVGLETELNQISGVVTVGLFARRPADVVIVGDQKVF
- the rplU gene encoding 50S ribosomal protein L21 yields the protein MYAVVVTGGKQYRVMQGESLRVELLDAAPGSEVTFDQVLLIGDGDAITVGQPTVAGAKVTATVKEHGRADKVKIVKFRRRKHHRKQMGHRQHYTLVQITGIAK
- the rpmA gene encoding 50S ribosomal protein L27, with product MAHKKGVGSSRNGRDSNPKYLGVKVYGGQAIEAGNIIIRQRGTQFHPGTNVGLGRDHTLFALADGVVEFSTKGPNGGRRTISVRTA